TCTGAGGATTCGCCAATCGCGCCTTGAGGGAATCGGTGCCGCCTTCTTGCGCCCAACTGGGAATCGTCGCCTCGAGCCCGGTGCCACCGGCGGTGTACACGTACATGTCCGCCGCGATGTCGTCGCCGCGCGCGCGCGCCGCGTCGACCACCAGTCGAACGGAATCCATCAGGATTCCCCACCCCGGCTGGTACGCGACCTTGAGATGAAAGATCTCGGCGGGAAGCCCCGCCTTCTCGCCGATCGTCACCAGCTCGTTGATCGCGCCGATCACGCCCTGGCCTTCGTCGCGCATGTGACTCGCGTACGTGCCGCCGTACTTCGCGGCCGCTTTGGCGACTTCCACCAATTCGTCGGTCGTGGAGTAGCTCGACGGTGGATAGATCAGCGCGGTCGTCATTCCCATCGCGCCGCCGCGCATCGCCGTGTCCATGATCGCGCGCATGCGATCCAGCTCGGCGGCGTTCGGTTTGCGGGCCGACATGCCGAGCACGGCGACGCGCGTTTGCGTCTCGCTGAAGTAGCTGCCGAAGTTGATGCTGATGCCCTGTCGCTCGAGGGTCGTGAAGTACTCGCCGACGCGGCCGGCGGGCACCGGTGTTCCACCCTCGCCGCCGATCGCCGTCGTCACTCCCTCACGCAGCTTGTTTTCGGCGAGACCGTTGCGCGGCAGCACGGCGCCCGACTGATCCATCATGTCGATCCAGCCGGGACTCACGTACTTGCCGGCGGCGTCGATTTCGGTGCGCCCGCGCGCCGCGATCTTGCCGATTTTCGCGAAGCGGCCGTCCTTGATCGCCACGTCGGCGAAAATGGCGGGGTTGCCTTTGCCGTCGAGCAGGCAGCCGTTGCGAATCACGACGTCGTAGAGCGTGTCGGTCGACGCGGGCGCCGCAACCGACCGCGTCGGGCAGCCCGCCGCGGCCGCCGCCTGCGCGTGCAGTCGTGCCCCACCCGATAGCGCGCACGCCAAGGCCGCGGCTCGCCATGGACCACGCAATTCGTTCCTCATTTGCGCGTTCGCGCGAACGAAACGCCGTAGACGCGGACGGCCGAGATGCCGCCGATGCCGTCAGGTGTGAAGGTGAGCGCGATCTGATCGCGCGGGTTCGCGGCGTGGGTGCGGAACGAATCGACGTCCAGATGATCCAAGTCGGCCTCCGGATCGGTGACGACGCGCGCGCGCAGCGTTCCGTTCGAGGCCGTGACCGTGACCGTGCCGTACGCCGAGTCGACGAACGTGCCGGCGTACTTCTCGATCGGCACCGACGCCGGGCGCTCGACGCGCTGCGACGCTTGCGTCGCGCGCACGGCGCCCTGGCGCATGCGGGCGAAGAGGGCGCTCACGTCGGCGCTCCAATCTCGCGACGGGCCGCCGTTGTACAGGTCGAACGCGCGATACATGAGTGCGTGGCGCAGCTCCGCGTGATCGAGATTCTCGAGGACATACACGCCCAGCCGCTCGTTCGGCATGAGACCGATGATCGCGCACTGGCCGTCGATGCTCCCGGTGTGCATCCAAACCTGTTGGCCGGCGTAGTTCTGGATGAACCAGCCGAATCCATAGCTGAAGAAGTCGGGCTTCGACAGTTGGAGCGCCGGGTACTCCTCCATCGGCGCCTGAATCTGCGGCGTGATCAACTCGCTGAAGGTCGACGCTTTGATCAGGCGCTTGTCGCCGACTCGCCCGCTGTCGAGGATGAAGCGCATCCACTTCGACATGTCGCTCACGCTCGACCACACCGAACCGGCCGGCGCGATGGCGTCGGTCGATCGCATGGGTACGACGCGAATGGTGTCGTTGATCGCGTAGTGCGGGACGGACACGTTCGGCTTGCCGGCGATCTCCGACACCAGCGCTTCGGTCTCGTTCATGCCGAGCGGGCCGAAGATGCGCGAGCGAACGAACGCCTCCCACGACATGCCCGACGCGCGTTCGACGATCGTTCCGCTCAGCGCGTACATCACGTTTTGATACGACCAGTTCGACCGGAACGACGATTCGGGCTTGATGTACCGCAGCCCATGGATGATTTCGGGAAGCGAGTAGTGCCACCGGGCCCAGAAGAGATCCGTGCCCGGCAAGCCGGTGCGGTGCGTGAGCAGGTCGCGAATCGTCAATTCGCGCGTCGCGTACGGATCGGAGAGCTGGAGCTCGGGGATGTAGTCGGTGACGTGATCGTCCCAATGGATCTTGCCATCGTCGACGAGCATGGCGAGCGACGCCGACGTCATCGCCTTCGTCGTCGAGCCGATCGCGAACCGGGTGTGCTCGTTGGCCGCCTGATTCTTGCCTACCTCGAGCACGCCGTACCCTTTGGCGAAGACGAGCGAGTCGTCCTTCACCACGGCGATCGCCAATGCGGGCACCTTCCAGTCTTTCGCCGCCTGCGCCACGTAACGATCGAACGCCGCCCAGTCGGGAGCTGAAGCCCTTTGTGCGGGCGCAGGCGACGCGAGGACGATCGCTCCGAGAACGGCGATGCGCAGGTATGAAGTCCTTCCCATCATTCGGTTGATTCTCCAGTCATCGAGATGATCTAGCGGTCCACCGGTCCACCGGCCTACCGGTCCACCGGCCTACCTGTCCACCCCTCCATTCACCACCGAGACCTGCACGTACGTCGCCGCACCGGCCGATCGGAAAATTCGATGCGTCTGCGCTTTGAAATCCGAGTCTTTCGCCTGGAAGATGTTCGGTACGTACGTCTGCGGGTTGCGGTCGATGAGCGGGAACCAGGTGCTCTGCACCTCGACCATGATCCGGTGGCCTTTGCGGAACTTGTAGTCCTGCGTGTGAAGGTCGATCACGTATTCGTCGACGTGGTTGGGCGTGATCGCCTCCGGATGCTCGAAGCTCTTTCGGAATCGGCCGCGAAACACGTCGTTCGCCACCATGAGCTGGTAGCCGGCGAGCTTCGCGTCGCCTTGAGCCGAGTCGGGGTAGACGTCGATCAGCTTGACGATCCAGTCCGCGTCCGAGCCCGTCGTCGATGCAAACAAGTGAGCCGTGATGTCGCCGGCGATCGTCACGTCCG
This genomic window from Gemmatimonadaceae bacterium contains:
- a CDS encoding amidohydrolase family protein, whose protein sequence is MRNELRGPWRAAALACALSGGARLHAQAAAAAGCPTRSVAAPASTDTLYDVVIRNGCLLDGKGNPAIFADVAIKDGRFAKIGKIAARGRTEIDAAGKYVSPGWIDMMDQSGAVLPRNGLAENKLREGVTTAIGGEGGTPVPAGRVGEYFTTLERQGISINFGSYFSETQTRVAVLGMSARKPNAAELDRMRAIMDTAMRGGAMGMTTALIYPPSSYSTTDELVEVAKAAAKYGGTYASHMRDEGQGVIGAINELVTIGEKAGLPAEIFHLKVAYQPGWGILMDSVRLVVDAARARGDDIAADMYVYTAGGTGLEATIPSWAQEGGTDSLKARLANPQIRARLKREVETGSEGWWNIIQSAGGWGGIVLVNARNPANAKYEQRTIAQIAHEQNKDPADAAWDLVAQGNGRVMAIYHMMGEPDIETALRFPWTSIGSDAGAVLQLGVPDATGLPHPRSFGNFPRVIAKYVKQRNVLTLTEAIRKMTGWPAARMRLANRGTIEVGNWADVTIFDYDAIEDKATYEKPMEFPTGIEWVLVNGVVTIDRGKHTGAKAGKVLWGPGTSLKP
- a CDS encoding serine hydrolase, yielding MMGRTSYLRIAVLGAIVLASPAPAQRASAPDWAAFDRYVAQAAKDWKVPALAIAVVKDDSLVFAKGYGVLEVGKNQAANEHTRFAIGSTTKAMTSASLAMLVDDGKIHWDDHVTDYIPELQLSDPYATRELTIRDLLTHRTGLPGTDLFWARWHYSLPEIIHGLRYIKPESSFRSNWSYQNVMYALSGTIVERASGMSWEAFVRSRIFGPLGMNETEALVSEIAGKPNVSVPHYAINDTIRVVPMRSTDAIAPAGSVWSSVSDMSKWMRFILDSGRVGDKRLIKASTFSELITPQIQAPMEEYPALQLSKPDFFSYGFGWFIQNYAGQQVWMHTGSIDGQCAIIGLMPNERLGVYVLENLDHAELRHALMYRAFDLYNGGPSRDWSADVSALFARMRQGAVRATQASQRVERPASVPIEKYAGTFVDSAYGTVTVTASNGTLRARVVTDPEADLDHLDVDSFRTHAANPRDQIALTFTPDGIGGISAVRVYGVSFARTRK